In the Halorussus rarus genome, TCAGGATACCGGCGTTGTTGTGCGCGAAATCCAGGCTCCCGTAGGTCTCGACGGCGACCTCGACCGCGTGTGTTACCGACGCGGGGTCGGAGACGTCCACCTCGACGAAGGTCGCGTTCCCGCCGGCGTCCTCGATGCGCTCGGCCGTCTCGCGTCCGGTGGCTTCGACGATGTCCGCGACGACGACGTTCGCGCCCTCCTCGGCGAACCGAAACGCCGACGCCCGGCCGATCCCCGAGCCAGCACCCGTAACGAGGGCTGTCTTCCCGGCTAATCCGTTCATACTTGAATACCCCTGTAATTGACGGGACAAACGTCAAAGGTTTTCATCCATCCCGAGAGCCGCGTCCGGGGAAAAAGGAGTATCGGGAGCGAAAGTTCGGCCGCGCCGGATGTCGCTCCTCGCTCCTCGCTTGGAGCGGCGGGCGGCGGGTCGAACTGCCGTCGCGCCGCGTCGGTCGACTTACTCGTCTTCGAGGTCTTCGAGTTCGTCCTCGACGTCGTCCAGTCGGTCCTCTATCCGGTCGATGTACTCCTCGATTCTGTCGTACTGCTGCTCCCAGTACTCCGTCCGCTCCTCGCGTCGCTCGCCCTCGTACTTCCGCTCGGCGTACTCGATCCGGTCCTCGATGGCGGACTGCTTCTCCTCGAGCTTGTAGAGCAGCTTCTTCAGCTTCTTCTTCTCGTACTTCAGTTTCTTGTACTTCCGGTCGTGGCTGTCCTGGTCGACGTCGGCCTCGTTCTCCTGGTCGACGTCGGCGTCGTTATCGCTGCCGTCCTGGTCGACATCGGCCTCGTTCTCCTGGTCGATGTCGGCGTCGTTGTCATCGCCGTCCTGGTCGACGTCGGCCTCGTTCTCCTGATCGACGTCAGCGTCGTTATCGCGACCATCTTGGTCAACATCTGCGTCGTTGTCCTGGTCGACGTCGGCATCGTTGTCGTCGCCGTCTTGATCGACGTCAGCATCGTTGTCCTGGTCGATGTCGGCGTCGTTGTCGTCGCCGTCCTGGTCCACATCGGCGTCGTTGTCCTGGTCGACATCGGCGTCGTTGTCGTCGCCATCTTGATCGACGTCGGCGTCGTTGTCCTGGTCGATGTCGGCGTCGTTGTCGTCGCCGTCCTGGTCGACATCGGCATCGTTGTCCTGATCGACATC is a window encoding:
- a CDS encoding curlin, producing the protein MKRALRTLLALLVATALVGAAMSGGALAHATDEDCDGESSVDISQSNEASIDQSGGDNDADIDQDNEADVDQNGDCNDADVSQSNEADVDQDGSDNDADIDQDNDADVDQDGDDNDADVDQDNDADVDQDGDDNDADIDQDNDADVDQDGDDNDADVDQDNDADVDQDGDDNDADIDQDNDADVDQDGDDNDADVDQDNDADVDQDGRDNDADVDQENEADVDQDGDDNDADIDQENEADVDQDGSDNDADVDQENEADVDQDSHDRKYKKLKYEKKKLKKLLYKLEEKQSAIEDRIEYAERKYEGERREERTEYWEQQYDRIEEYIDRIEDRLDDVEDELEDLEDE